A region from the Cryptococcus gattii WM276 chromosome H, complete sequence genome encodes:
- a CDS encoding chitinase, putative (Similar to TIGR gene model, INSD accession AAW45591.1) codes for MLLSTPALLSFALLFVSQSSAQGHTAPPGRHRHPRIFKDLQERGQLDERLLPITTTTTVVVPMTATRTVWVDPTQLVLGGGDGVGDSNVSSDISSVWSSQASPSTGGVSTNSEAALPTASASSSISDLTSSAYNTDTQSSSFATSSYIEDVTVTSSLLPDSLHTSPSISSDSSSFSVSQSEVPSSITGVATSSATVPDSVSSTFAGEPTSVESSSSHPTAADSAASLSASTLDSTESSSSRPTSLPQTESATKPEDLSSASTSIASSAAISDKVNASESQPVQATSTESPSISETASASLSGNESISLSGSFSISATSTETALVTETASSSKSGFESSAIGSEAGSASATETESKTKSHGNSWETSTSSSSDWASATLTSSSLSVSETATESSSLTASGTASISDSLTWSESALTSSAATATISESSTATSAASATSSSSSATSTLASTLMLGYYPDWSAYYLPPESVDWDRFDILDFAFAIPNSDGSLYFTDDSSTDSLQRLVSTGHAAGKRVKLSIGGWTGSACFSTIVADNSLRATFVSNIYDMYEQYNLDGIDIDWEYPGTAGADGNAVSSSDSANFLIFLQELRAALPSEAIITTATQVWPFAGSDGNPMSDVSGFAKVLDWILIMNYDVWGSSSTPGPNAPLSDGCGNSTQPLANAYAAVSSWTTAGMPANKITLGVPAYGYLQVSSASSLIQRRSLPLLPHKRSKHIKKASGVTVTNESGGTTDGQVMWYGLLDQGALTLSDGEYVGAGGFTRHWDSCSSTPWLKSSKSGQIITYDDPESMNLKAQFAAQAGLRGCNVFSIDGDWTGSGWPLTDAVRSGLGLSAM; via the exons ATGTTACTCTCAACTCCAGCACTTCTCTCGTTCGCCCTTCTTTTCGTCTCTCAGTCCTCCGCCCAGGGACACACCGCCCCTCCAGGCCGACACCGTCATCCTAGAATCTTCAAAGACCTTCAAGAGCGTGGTCAGTTGGATGAGCGGTTGCTCCCTATTACGACTACCACCACTGTGGTGGTTCCCATGACCGCCACCAGGACTGTCTGGGTTGATCCTACTCAGTTAGTCCTTGGCGGCGGTGATGGTGTTGGAGACAGTAATGTCTCAAGTGATATTAGCAGTGTTTGGTCTTCACAAGCCAGCCCGAGTACTGGAGGAGTATCCACAAACAGTGAAGCTGCTTTACCTACGGCCTCGGCGTCATCCTCAATTTCAGACTTGACATCATCTGCATACAACACAGACACCCAGTCATCCTCATTTGCCACGAGTTCTTACATCGAAGATGTCACGGTAACATCTAGTCTCCTTCCCGATTCTCTCCATACCTCcccctccatctcctccgATAGTTCCTCCTTTTCCGTTTCCCAGTCTGAAGTACCTTCTTCCATAACTGGTGTGGCCACATCCTCAGCCACCGTGCCCGATTCCGTCTCTTCTACCTTTGCTGGAGAGCCAACCTCAGTTGaatcctcatcatctcaTCCAACTGCTGCCGATTCCGCTGCTAGCTTGTCCGCCTCGACATTGGATTCAACAGAATCGAGCTCTTCTCGGCCTACCTCGCTGCCCCAAACCGAGTCAGCGACGAAGCCTGAGGATTTGAGCTCCGCGTCGACGAGCATTGCCAGCAGTGCCGCCATATCTGACAAAGTGAATGCGTCGGAAAGTCAACCGGTGCAAGCAACCTCAACCGAGAGCCCTTCTATCTCAGAAACCGCATCTGCAAGTTTGTCTGGGAATGAGTCTATATCCCTCTCTGGCTCATTCTCTATCTCTGCGACATCTACAGAAACTGCGTTGGTTACAGAAACGGCTAGTTCTTCCAAATCCGGTTTTGAATCATCGGCCATTGGTTCTGAGGCTGGTTCAGCTTCTGCGACTGAGACTGAATCCAAGACTAAGTCGCATGGAAACTCGTGGGAGACTAgcacctcttcttcttccgatTGGGCTTCAGCTACCCTaacttcttcctctttgaGTGTATCTGAGACGGCGACAGAGAGCTCTTCTTTAACGGCTTCAGGTACTGCCTCTATTTCTGATTCTTTAACATGGTCTGAGAGCGCTTTAACCTCTTCTGCTGCCACAGCTACAATCTCTGAATCATCCACCGCCACCTCCGCTGCCTCCGCCacctcttcatcttcctctgctACCTCTACTCTTGCCTCTACTCTCATGTTGGGATATTATCCTGATTGGTCCGCCTATTACCTTCCTCCAGAGTCTGTCGACTGGGACCGTTTCGACATCCTTGACTTTGCTTTCGCCATCCCCAACTCTGACGGGTCTCTCTACTTCACTGATGATAGCTCCACAGACTCGCTTCAGCGATTGGTCTCTACTGGTCACGCTGCGGGTAAGCGAGTCAAGTTGTCGATCGGTGGCTGGACTGGCTCTGCCTGCTTCTCTACCATTGTCGCCGATAACAGTCTTCGAGCAACCTTTGTAAGCAACATCTACGACATGTACGAACAGTACAACCTCGATGGTATCGATATCGATTGGGAATACCCTGGTACTGCAGGTGCCGATGGTAATGCCGTATCATCCAGCGACTCTGCCAATTTCCTCATTTTCCTTCAAGAGTTGAGGGCCGCTTTGCCAAGCGAGGCCATCATCACCACTGCCACTCAAGTCTGGCCATTTGCCGGTAGTGATGGTAACCCCATGAGCGATGTGAGCGGGTTCGCCAAGGTCCTTGACTGGATCTTGATCATGAACTACGATGTCTGGGGTT CTTCCAGCACCCCTGGTCCCAACGCCCCTCTCTCTGATGGTTGCGGTAACTCTACTCAACCTCTCGCCAACGCTTATGCCGCAGTTTCCTCTTGGACTACTGCTGGCATGCCAGCAAACAAGATCACTCTCGGTGTCCCTGC GTATGGTTACCTTCAAGTCTCCTCGGCCTCTTCCCTTATTCAACGACGCTCTCTCCCCCTTCTCCCTCACAAGCGATCTAAACACATCAAGAAGGCCAGTGGCGTCACAGTTACGAACGAGTCTGGCGGTACTACTGATGGTCAAGTCATGTGGTATGGCCTTCTCGACCAAGGTGCTTTGACCTTGAGCGATGGAGAATATGTCGGTGCCGGTGGTTTCACCAGGCATTGGGATAGCTGCTCTAGCACT CCTTGGCTCAAGTCTTCTAAATCCGGCCAGATTATAACCTACGACGACCCCGAATCTATGAACCTCAAGGCTCAGTTCGCTGCTCAGGCCGGATTGAGGGGATGTAATGTCTTCTCTATTGATGGTGACTGGACGGGGTCGGGCTGGCCCTTGACAGATGCGGTCAGGAGTGGTTTGGGACTTTCCGCGATGtaa
- a CDS encoding spindle pole body duplication -related protein, putative (Similar to TIGR gene model, INSD accession AAW45711.1): protein MLMTSTSPSRSAYTDSTTFAVDFDIVEEIFRRGRYATSFPQVFKSYTEVLQENGISATNDSVYYNFLLKVGVIKAPTWGDKWDLWKGIRLNQTSPSSASASIITQEDSSNRRSQQSFASSQLPEVRKRVPFLASASSDLDEGYTGGEESESSIRASPRIKVAKKGIADYTPAETVDVTGEDSLSFDPPIRTSTPVFAQYPRSGYPPDYTASDVSQDLEQTIEEFSAVDLSTPRAQTKQTLHTVSWVDRIDDLPLDVKSQMEQKADTFYAYGLTWRCWNMWFKTSEWYRITYKNIITARNNLLLRQMLERWHKSSRRLLLFPPIADRHRERHLKSATLKTWMAKLKERDLDRLRQQLTGRKEIKRIRKAFAHWKGKWDDKRTERWKKDMAERELGFIERRRKNQISAIFQHWRVEARFRYIKISREQELISSTFYAWNGLTTKQRYLKSILQDIQLRQKADALQLWQKMAVLKPKEKLTVDAGEGKLLARVWHDWKVASWLSQQSSAFDRRSLFSKAMTKWKSAMINQQALGRKAQTFNKLRLMQTSLKQWRVASRESLFYQIRERRLQSRALVVWKGEMDRVEKLNALAHQFTRKRQAYALSSHFTRWCSHLSSLQTLSLQARLIHQQHLVINCFSKWNASSRTVIANESLADKAHGFFALRMAFKTLRLQYGRRRAMAWTEEKEKERLKPIFDKWRILAKRYRGLEKREIVFQKFMEKRTKQHILAGWTERVVEVKDRELKIVRQRDEQTVKNALGKWRSCLEEMKANKKKADDLLEIRENENLRRAFRFWRSQAKRSKRLRLASERSIIEKENKLLRDVWDKWWSRKREKDLDDIMKEVEFLHENVILYGVMDRWKANTHILPGITADSLRVKSKTWAAWERALERRKWAKAMEKERDQKLLAEVFGLWREAAARKSMLNVSSLSQYRKHRGRPRLSGFTPTMNTHTIRPRQSLPLTHSCNPSSSSRTPLPAAASGTFALDRALSDQNRHDARGNESVVSEPVYSRLREELGRKRRGVSEEPVSANMTGGGSRNVERLETPRSGSEMLRALKGVMPGR from the exons ATGTTAATGACCTCGACCTCTCCTTCGAGGTCTGCATATACAGACTCTACGACATTCGCTGTAGACTTTGATATCGTCGAAGAGATATTTCGGCGTGGACGATACGCAACATCTTTCCCGCAAGTGTTCAAGTCTTACACAGAAGTTCTGCAAGAAAA TGGAATATCAGCTACCAACGATTCGGTCTACTACAACTTCCTCTTGAAAGTAGGAGTCATAAAAGCGCCAACATGGGGAGACAAGTGGGATCTGTGGAAAGGGATACGGCTAAACCAAACGTCGCCTTCAAGTGCTTCTGCATCAATTATTACTCAAGAAGATTCCAGCAACAGGAGAAGTCAACAATCTTTCGCCTCATCCCAATTGCCAGAGGTCCGAAAGCGTGTTCCCTTTCTtgcttctgcttcttcagATCTTGATGAGGGATATACAGGCGGCGAAGAAAGTGAATCATCCATCAGAGCGAGTCCAAGGATCAAGGTTGCCAAGAAAGGGATTGCAGACTATACGCCTGCTGAAACGGTGGATGTTACCGGAGAAGACTCATTATCCTTCGACCCTCCTATACGAACCTCGACACCAGTCTTCGCTCAGTATCCTCGATCGGGCTATCCTCCAGATTATACCGCTTCAGACGTTAGCCAAGACCTTGAACAAACTATAGAAGAGTTCTCGGCTGTGGACTTATCTACCCCAAGAGCACAGACAAAACAAACTCTGCACACGGTCTCATGGGTAGACCGTATTGATGATCTCCCACTGGACGTGAAGAGCCAAATGGAGCAAAAGGCGGATACCTTCTATGCATATGGTCTGACTTGGAGATGCTGGAACATGTGGTTTAAGACGAGCGAGTGGTATAGA ATTACTTATAAAAACATCATCACCGCAAGAAACAACCTTCTGCTTCGCCAAATGCTAGAGAGATGGCATAAGTCATCACGCCGTCTCCTATTGTTCCCTCCGATTGCTGACCGACATCGTGAACGGCATCTCAAGTCGGCCACGCTAAAAACGTGGATGGCTAAGCTGAAAGAACGCGATTTAGACCGGCTGAGGCAACAATTGACTGGGCGGAAAGAAATAAAGAGGATCCGAAAAGCCTTTGCGCATTGGAAAGGAAAATGGGACGACAAACGAACagaaagatggaaaaaaGATATGGCAGAGAGGGAATTAGGCTTCAttgagagaagaagaaagaatCAAATATCGGCCATCTTCCAA CATTGGCGCGTCGAAGCACGTTTCCGATACATAAAAATATCTAGAGAGCAAGAACTTATCTCATCGACTTTCTATGCTTGGAATGGCCTCACGACCAAACAACGATACCTCAAATCCATTTTACAAGACATTCAACTTCGCCAAAAGGCAGATGCGCTGCAGTTGTGGCAAAAGATGGCAGTGTTGAAGCCCAAGGAGAAATTGACAGTCGATGCTGGAGAAGGGAAGTTGCTAGCGAGGGTATGGCATGATTGGAAAGTTGCAAG CTGGTTGAGCCAACAATCTTCCGCGTTTGATCGGCGAAGTCTTTTCAGCAAGGCCATGACCAAATGGAAGTCGGCAATGATAAATCAGCAA GCGCTCGGCCGTAAAGCACAAACCTTCAATAAACTACGTCTCATGCAGACTAGCCTCAAGCAATGGAGGGTCGCTTCGAGGGAGAGCCTGTTCTATCAGATTCGAGAAAGGCGGCTACAAAGCCGTGCTTTAGTTGTCTGGAAGGGCGAGATGGACCGAGTGGAGAAACTAAATG CACTGGCTCATCAGTTCACTCGTAAGCGCCAAGCATACGCTCTTTCTTCACATTTTACTCGCTGGTGCTCCCATCTATCCTCTCTCCAGACTTTATCCCTACAAGCCAGGCTCATTCACCAGCAACATCTTGTCATCAACTGCTTTTCAAAGTGGAATGCCTCCTCCCGTACCGTGATAGCCAACGAATCCTTGGCAGACAAGGCGCATGGCTTCTTCGCGTTGAGAATGGCTTTCAAGACTTTGAGACTGCAGTATGGGAGGAGAAGGGCTATGGCATGGACtgaagagaaggaaaaggagagacTGAAACCTATTTTCGACA AGTGGAGAATTCTAGCGAAGAGGTATCGTGGCCTTGAGAAACGAGAAATCGTGTTCCAAAAGTTTATGGAAAAG CGAACCAAACAACATATTCTAGCCGGATGGACCGAGCGAGTCGTCGAAGTCAAAGACCGCGAACTTAAAATAGTAAGGCAAAGGGATGAGCAGACTGTAAA GAATGCGTTAGGGAAATGGAGATCCTGTTTGGAAGAAATGAAGGcgaacaagaagaaggcagaTGATCTTCTTGAAATCCGGGAGAATG AAAATCTTCGACGAGCATTTCGATTTTGGCGGTCGCAAGCCAAGCGATCGAAACGCCTACGACTTGCTTCTGAGCGATCAATCATCGAGAAAGAAAATAAGCTGTTGCGAGACGTTTGGGATAAGTGGTGGAGCcggaagagagaaaaggatCTGGATGACATT ATGAAGGAAGTCGAATTCTTACATGAAAACGTCATCCTATATGGCGTGATGGACAGATGGAAAGCCAACACCCAT ATCCTTCCCGGAATCACCGCGGATTCCCTACGGGTGAAAAGCAAGACATGGGCTGCTTGGGAGAGAGCTTTAGAAAGGAGAAAATGGGCCAAAGCCATGGAGAAAGAAAGGGATCAGAAGCTGCTTG CGGAGGTGTTTGGACTGTGGAGAGAAGCTGCTGCTCGCAAGTCTATGCTTAATGTTAG CTCACTGTCACAATACAGAAAACATCGAGGTCGACCTCGTCTCTCTGGATTCACTCCAACCATGAATACGCACACAATAAGACCACGTCAGTCACTCCCTTTGACTCATTCTTGCAACCCTTCATCTAGTTCTCGCACCCCACTTCCAGCTGCGGCAAGCGGTACCTTTGCCCTAGATAGAGCGCTGTCTGACCAAAACCGACACGACGCGAGAGGGAACGAAAGCGTAGTTAGTGAGCCAGTTTATTCGAGGCTGAGAGAAGAATTGGGACgaaaaagaaggggagTAAGTGAGGAACCTGTATCTGCAAACATGACGGGAGGTGGATCAAGAAACGTTGAGAGATTGGAAACGCCCAGGAGCGGAAGCGAGATGCTCCGTGCTCTGAAAGGGGTCATGCCTGGGCGATAA
- a CDS encoding uncharacterized protein (Similar to TIGR gene model, INSD accession AAW45313.1) gives MDSQADQDQGDISLALAAVRTPTHCTSTAHPASAIDSGVAVPQPKRLFLEPQRTRGASPVSFVSSATSAHSRNDSPTVFPSKDNSDDGATTPESTSRKFWDGKASDIGPRPSSAQPLASKDPPEASISPFPTQPLARRTPSSFGRSRSLNVHMPSADMPHRQLGSSPAPTSATSVRPTPSDKIGWTRRPGEPRPPPLMNEDVARKMGRWVKEIVVCNFDLERGPVVERRAGGRRWGFGEKENVAFSSFPDTSLFSEGTILFSFKIRHIPLDPATLSKPEPVSPLPKEKHMEERLMDMSVQDNECSPADVVPENGTEMSTGQKAEEYRKWDERGREWLYGFVWFEQRRDKGISRGYMQKSLVILTHLPFPALFSAVQQKIAPNFFEYGYSAIEAACHSIASWPDPTPDTVLHLPLLSDIITVKLPDTTENPQILKITPTSPSLIPILASLPTSSPLRAFAPFIASLWSLWECLILAEPILIIAPDPRTCSEIVWWLRDFLRPIPPTGDFRPYLHIHDHDLSLLINANKPQPGVVVGVTNPFFRNAASHWPNVISIPSQRGKRKPTGGAGSGGGPIGGGGGVGGWEEPEGFISRRTRSVQKDRVLLKRLEKLIAEGKLDDPAGNEALRTHFQQITERFLVPLNRYFQTLVPPRTPQPNSRTSSPFPTSSTPSINNSTPASTHLSPFPQFSHPSPTFSLHTATSTAGIRPFSLPTFLSHLRTSGPNPLLFKTKGLTSKSRVENDFYANFCMSPGFAGWLAGRVDSLGAVLGGRANGTTGSQTPMRRESNIVQKTPPRGKSPHSQTRSVSATVPTPSAGGGGRLTPRPLFGRSASVGLGITGPMVYDEPETTNGGR, from the exons ATGGACAGCCAGGCAGACCAAGACCAGGGTGACATATCTCTCGCACTCGCCGCAGTCAGGACTCCCACACATTGCACTAGCACAGCGCATCCAGCTTCCGCCATCGACTCGGGTGTTGCTGTCCCCCAGCCCAAACGGCTCTTCTTAGAGCCACAACGCACAAGGGGGGCATCACCAGTCAGCTTCGTTAGCTCAGCCACCAGCGCTCATAGTCGAAATGACTCTCCCACTGTGTTTCCCAGTAAAGACAATAGCGACGATGGAGCAACCACCCCGGAATCTACAAGCCGCAAGTTCTGGGACGGCAAAGCCTCAGATATAGGTCCTAGACCATCGTCGGCCCAACCCCTAGCTTCAAAAGACCCACCTGAAGCCTCAATCTCTCCGTTTCCCACTCAGCCACTTGCAAGGCGTACACCTTCAAGCTTTGGCCGCTCACGTTCTCTCAACGTCCATATGCCTTCTGCCGATATGCCACATCGCCAGCTGGGATCCAGCCCGGCCCCAACGTCAGCTACATCAGTTCGTCCGACTCCGTCCGACAAGATTGGCTGGACTAGGCGCCCAGGCGAGCCTAGGCCACCACCGCTGATGAACGAAGATGTCGcaaggaagatggggagATGGGTCAAGGAAATTGTTGTCTGTAATTTTGACTTGGAGAGAGGGCCTGTGGTAGAGCGAAGGGCAGGCGGGAGAAGGTGGGGGTTTGGTGAGAAGGAAAATGT AGCATTCTCCTCATTCCCAGATACCTCTCTCTTCAGCGAAGGCaccatcctcttctccttcaaaaTTCGACATATACCCCTAGATCCTGCTACTCTTTCAAAACCTGAACCTGTATCGCCTCTTCCCAAGGAGAAACATATGGAAGAACGGTTGATGGATATGTCGGTCCAGGACAACGAATGTTCTCCTGCGGATGTCGTACCAGAAAACGGGACGGAAATGAGCACTGGACAAAAGGCGGAAGAGTACAGGAAATGGGATgaaagagggagagagTGGTTATACGGTTTTGTGTGGTTTGAGCAAAGGAGAGATAAGGGAATAAGCAGGGGTTATATGCAG AAATCACTGGTAATCCTCACACACCTTCCGTTCCCAGCACTGTTTTCCGCTGTTCAGCAGAAGATTGCGCCCAACTTCTTCGAATATGGGTATTCTGCCATTGAAGCCGCATGTCACTCCATTGCCTCCTGGCCTGATCCTACGCCGGATACcgttcttcatcttcctcttctctctgACATCATAACTGTCAAACTTCCGGATACCACAGAAAATCCACAGATCCTCAAAATCACTCCTACCTCCCCTTCACTTATCCCCATCCTCGCCTCCCTTCCtacctcctctcctcttcgAGCATTCGCTCCTTTCATCGCATCTCTTTGGTCATTATGGGAATGTCTCATACTTGCAGAACCCATCCTTATCATTGCACCCGACCCACGGACATGTTCCGAAATTGTCTGGTGGCTCCGTGACTTCCTCCGACCCATCCCGCCCACTGGCGATTTCAGGCCTTACCTCCATATTCATGACCACGACCTTTCCCTTTTGATCAATGCAAATAAACCCCAACCAGGAGTTGTGGTAGGAGTTACAAATCCATTCTTCCGAAATGCGGCTTCTCACTGGCCAAATGTGATTAGCATTCCATCACAGCGAGGGAAACGGAAACCGACAGGAGGAGCAGGCTCAGGTGGGGGACCTATAGGCGGAGGCGGAGGCGTAGGTGGATGGGAGGAGCCGGAAGGATTTATTAGTCGGCGTACAAGGAGTGTGCAAAAAGACAGAGTGTTATTGAAACGGTTAGAAAAATTGATAGCAGAGGGTAAGCTCGATG ATCCGGCAGGGAACGAGGCACTTCGAACACATTTTCAGCAGATAACTGAACGGTTTCTCGTCCCTCTCAACCGATACTTTCAGACCCTCGTCCCTCCTCGTACACCACAACCCAACAGCCGAACTTCTTCACCTTTCCCAACCTCTTCCACGCCGTCCATCAACAACTCCACTCCCGCCTCTACCCACCTTTCGCCATTTCCACAATTCTCACATCCTTCTCCTACGTTCTCATTGCACACAGCGACGTCAACAGCTGGGATCCGACCCTTTTCCCTTCCGACTTTCCTCTCCCATCTTCGCACCTCGGGTCCTAACCCTTTACTGTTCAAGACAAAAGGTCTCACCAGCAAGTCGAGGGTGGAGAACGATTTCTATGCGAATTTCTGTATGAGCCCTGGATTTGCAGGCTGGTTGGCCGGAAGGGTGGACAGCTTGGGAGCCGTCCTTGGGGGAAGGGCAAATGGCACAACAGGGAGTCAGACACCCATGAGGAGAGAGTCAAATATCGTGCAAAAGACTCCGCCGAGAGGGAAATCCCCTCATTCGCAGACTCGATCGGTCAGCGCGACTGTACCTACGCCGTCtgcaggaggagggggaCGGTTGACACCTCGGCCGCTTTTTGGTCGGTCTGCGTCTGTTGGATTGGGGATCACAGGTCCAATGGTCTATGATGAGCCAGAGACTACCAATGGAggaaggtga
- a CDS encoding uncharacterized protein (Similar to TIGR gene model, INSD accession AAW45629.1) produces MSTLTDQEIMNLTEKMDEEENTLDKPLVSTPVPLSVIRAEYVNGSQQIVKKLDYLQENGWDQVWRARGDGDCFYRSFTLAYLLRILHSPEPDVEANLAYDAIQRALPAMEQCGFQKDIYEEFLDPLLALIRSFAESGETTANEYSVVQALQDPETSNYIVVSLRLITSSYIRTHAELFSPFLFSPTTFLPLSTEEFCKQEVEPCGKEADNAQIMALAEAMNAGVRVAYLDRSEVSGKAINWVEFGKDTSEDARPLTLLYRPGHYDVVTKDVPPKV; encoded by the exons ATGTCAACACTCACAGATCAGGAGATCATGAATCTCACGGAGAagatggatgaagaagaaaataCTTTGGATAAA CCCCTCGTAAGCACGCCTGTGCCCTTGTCTGTCATCCGGGCGGAGTACGTGAATGGTTCTCAACAAATCGTGAAGAAACTCGATTATCTGCAAGAGAACGGATGGGATCAGGTGTGGCGCGCTCGAGGAGATGGCGATTGCTTCTATAGGT CATTTACCTTGGCCTACCTTTTGAGAATATTACATTCCCCCGAACCAGATGTTGAGGCCAATTTGGCATATGATGCTATCCAACGTGCATTGCCCGCTATGGAACAATGTGGTTTCCAGAAGGACATT TACGAAGAATTCCTTGATCCTCTTTTGGCTCTTATACGATCCTTTGCAGAGTCTGGTGAGACCACTGCCAACGAATACTCTGTTGTTCAAGCTCTTCAAGATCCTGAAACCTCCAACTACATTGTTGTTTCCCTTCGACTCATCACGTCGTCGTACATCCGCACCCATGCTGAGCTTTTCTCACCCTTCTTATTCTCTCCTACTACATTCTTGCCTTTGTCTACAGAGGAATTTTGTAAGCAAGAGGTCGAGCCTTGCGGCAAGGAAGCCGACAATGCTCAGATCATGGCGTTGGCGGAAGCTATGAATGCAGGGGTGAGAGTGGCCTACCTGGATAGGAGTGAAGTGTCAGGGAAAGCTATCAACTGGGTAGAGTTCGGCAAGGATACAAGTGAAGACGCTCGTCCGTTGACATTATTGTATCG ACCCGGTCACTACGACGTCGTCACCAAGGACGTCCCACCAAAGGTTTAG
- a CDS encoding uncharacterized protein (Similar to TIGR gene model, INSD accession AAW45640.1) → MTQPRPYRAGLGIPQAVTITSGPAPLRSAHDDIDEYTSPSGSPVQPFADVPPQASISRQTETKTEPYVYDSLPKHAAWREWNINPSHHGPERLKHPPVFVKSQTAYDELGRSVVDGIGVEVNLGKEDGKPDKMLDNGDSIKDWYLSLAKKSDVQQEGSQLSSKSAVAVTKTAMKPVETSSHPNPSAEAIRIHPSEWFIRRALLSKSQTPNSTPETSRPATPSSITSLLTMPPQAQPKKMAPNYALGPENKGYGMLKGFGWGGGGLGKPEGWQEENTDLIKEDRKGKRRGESDDEIQEVDASGNAIIDFTISSSEESSSEDEEAPSGPGRTAPIPTALKLDRLGLGHRSASESKITHSHKEIVQARKRAKYGQRRIKKGEEKGEMGKKQKIDWKKKDRREREERRKLMAALNS, encoded by the coding sequence ATGACCCAGCCACGGCCATATCGTGCAGGGCTTGGTATACCGCAAGCGGTGACAATCACTTCAGGCCCTGCGCCTCTTCGTTCTGCTCACGACGACATTGACGAATACACATCGCCGTCCGGATCTCCTGTCCAGCCATTTGCAGATGTCCCGCCACAAGCAAGCATCAGCAGACAAACAGAGACGAAAACCGAGCCTTACGTCTACGATTCCCTCCCAAAACATGCTGCCTGGCGGGAATGGAATATCAACCCGTCGCATCATGGACCAGAACGTCTGAAACATCCTCCGGTCTTTGTCAAAAGTCAAACTGCTTATGACGAGCTTGGGAGAAGTGTTGTAGATGGCATTGGGGTCGAAGTGAATTTGGGGAAGGAGGATGGCAAGCCGGATAAGATGCTCGATAATGGTGATTCGATAAAAGATTGGTATTTGAGTTTGGCGAAGAAATCAGATGTTCAACAGGAGGGCTCTCAACTGTCAAGCAAGTCTGCAGTCGCAGTTACGAAAACGGCTATGAAACCAGTTGAGACTTCCAGTCACCCCAACCCATCAGCTGAAGCTATCCGTATACATCCTTCTGAATGGTTCATCCGTCGGGCCCTTCTTTCGAAATCCCAAACGCCAAACTCGACACCGGAAACATCCAGACCGGCCACACCATCTTCAATCACCTCTCTCCTCACCATGCCACCCCAAGCGCAACCCAAAAAAATGGCGCCCAACTATGCGTTGGGACCGGAGAATAAAGGCTATGGGATGTTGAAAGGTTTCGGCTGGGGAGGCGGTGGTCTGGGGAAACCAGAAGGgtggcaagaagaaaatACAGATCTTATCAAGGAAGACCGAAAGGGGAAACGGCGGGGggagtcagacgatgaAATACAAGAGGTCGATGCTAGCGGTAACGCCATTATCGACTTTACTATTTCTTCCTCGGAAGAGTCGTCTTcagaagacgaagaagcTCCTTCCGGCCCAGGCCGTACAGCGCCCATCCCCACAGCACTCAAACTCGACCGTTTGGGTCTTGGCCACCGTTCCGCATCCGAGTCAAAAATCACGCACTCTCATAAAGAAATTGTCCAGGCTCGAAAACGTGCCAAGTATGGCCAAAGGAGAATTAAGAAGGGTGAGGAAAAAGGGGAGATGGGTAAAAAGCAGAAGATAGactggaagaagaaagataggcgggaaagagaggaaagaaggaagtTGATGGCAGCATTGAACTCTTGA